A genomic region of Saprospiraceae bacterium contains the following coding sequences:
- a CDS encoding SDR family oxidoreductase: MNIVITGASKGIGNAIAKKLVANGHHVFLTSRNEGDLDLLKQELLAINPMAKIHYFPCDVSDKMQLKTLSVSILSLFRQVDVLINNAGAFMPGHIMDEPDGNLDYLMKTNFESAYHLTRLLLPNMLLRKSGFIINMCSIASLQAYPGGSSYGISKFALLGFSKCLREELKDSGIKVTAILPGATWSDSWKGSNEPADRLMMAEDIAATVAYILSLSPSAVVEEIILRPQLGDL; this comes from the coding sequence ATGAACATCGTCATCACCGGAGCGAGCAAAGGAATTGGAAATGCCATTGCGAAAAAGTTGGTAGCCAATGGCCATCATGTTTTTCTGACATCGCGCAACGAAGGGGATCTGGATTTATTAAAACAAGAATTGCTTGCAATAAATCCCATGGCTAAAATCCATTATTTTCCATGTGATGTATCTGATAAAATGCAACTCAAAACTTTATCGGTTTCCATACTTTCACTTTTCCGGCAAGTAGATGTGCTGATAAACAATGCAGGCGCATTTATGCCCGGGCATATTATGGACGAACCCGATGGCAATTTGGATTATTTAATGAAGACCAATTTTGAAAGTGCCTATCATTTGACGAGACTCTTGTTGCCCAATATGTTGCTGCGAAAATCCGGGTTCATTATAAACATGTGCTCCATAGCAAGTTTGCAGGCTTATCCGGGAGGAAGTTCTTATGGCATCAGTAAATTTGCATTATTGGGATTCAGTAAATGTTTGCGTGAGGAACTTAAGGACTCCGGAATAAAAGTCACTGCTATTTTGCCTGGAGCAACCTGGTCGGATTCCTGGAAAGGATCTAATGAACCTGCTGACCGACTGATGATGGCTGAAGATATTGCTGCTACAGTGGCTTATATTTTATCATTAAGTCCATCCGCAGTTGTTGAAGAAATTATATTGAGGCCGCAATTGGGAGATTTATAA
- a CDS encoding nitroreductase family protein — protein MSDVSFIPYYPILYAPDKMYLRAEGFYNLMDGRRTVRDFSSKPVSNELIEFILKTAGTAPSGANKQPWTFCVVRNKEMKKKIREAAEAEEYENYHGRMPQEWLDDLAPLGTDWNKPFLEMAPCLIVVFRKNYDLVDGIKKKNYYVQESVGLACGLLIAAIHYAGLVCLTHTPSPMNFLQEILHRPENEKPFLLIPVGFPADDVSVPAIQRKQLHDFVEYYD, from the coding sequence ATGAGTGATGTTTCTTTTATTCCCTATTATCCTATCTTATATGCTCCGGATAAAATGTATTTGCGAGCAGAAGGATTTTATAACTTAATGGATGGTCGGCGCACGGTTAGAGATTTTTCTTCAAAACCTGTTTCCAACGAACTCATTGAATTTATTCTTAAGACCGCAGGCACAGCACCATCAGGTGCCAATAAACAGCCCTGGACATTTTGTGTGGTCAGAAATAAAGAAATGAAAAAGAAAATTCGCGAAGCTGCTGAAGCCGAAGAATATGAAAATTATCATGGCAGAATGCCGCAGGAATGGTTAGATGATCTGGCTCCATTAGGTACCGATTGGAATAAACCATTTTTAGAAATGGCTCCTTGTTTAATTGTTGTATTCAGGAAAAACTATGATTTAGTGGATGGAATCAAGAAGAAAAACTATTACGTCCAGGAGTCTGTAGGACTTGCTTGCGGATTACTCATCGCGGCTATTCATTATGCAGGTTTAGTTTGTTTGACACATACACCAAGTCCCATGAATTTTTTGCAAGAGATATTGCATAGGCCTGAAAATGAAAAACCCTTTTTATTGATTCCTGTTGGCTTTCCTGCAGATGATGTTTCAGTACCTGCAATTCAAAGAAAACAGCTGCATGATTTTGTAGAATATTATGATTGA